The Halorhodospira halophila SL1 genomic sequence CGCCGTCGCCATCTTCAACTTCGAGACCTTCACCACGGCGATCTACCGGGCCTGGTTCGGTTTCTACAGCATCAACGCCGCTGCCCAGCTCGCGGCGATCCTGCTGCTGATCATCCTCGCCGGTCTGTGGGTGGAGCGCCGTGCGCGCGGTCGGGCACGCTTCTCCCAGGGCAGCACCCAGCACCTGGAACGCATCCAGCTGCGCGGCTGGCGCCGCTGGGCGGCCACCGCCGCGGCCAGCACCGTGCTGTCGCTGGGCTTCGTGCTGCCCATGATCCAGTTGCTGATCTGGGCTTCGCGCCGCCTGGAGGACCTGGACAGCACCTACTGGTCGCTGATCCAGAACACCCTCACCCTCGGCGCCAGCGCCGCTGCACTGACCGTACTCATCGCACTGCTGTTGGCCTACGCCCGCCGGGTGCAGCCGGACCGGCTGACCCAGCGCGCGGTCACTGCGGCGACCCTGGGCTACGCCCTGCCCGGCGCCGTCCTCGCAGTGGGGATTATGCTGGCCCTGACCTGGCTCGATCACTTGATCGCCAACCTGGTTGGCCCCTGGGGCGGACTCGGCACCACCTTCCTCGCGGGCAGCATCTTCGCGCTGCTCCTCGCCTACGTGGTGCGCTTTATGGCGGTCGCCTACGGCGCCGTGGACAGCAGCCTGGAGCGGGTCCGGCCCGTGCTACGCGATGCCGCGCGGAGCCTTGGGGCCGGTGATCGCGAGGTCATCCGGCGGATCTACGTGCCCATGCTGGCCCCGGGACTGCTCACTGCACTCCTGCTGGTCGGGGTCGATGTCATGAAGGAGATGCCGGCCACGCTGCTGCTGCGGCCCTTCGGCTGGGACACACTGGCAGTGCGCATCTACGAGTTCACCACCGAGGGGGTCTGGGAGCGGGCGGCCGTGCCCGCCATCACGCTGGTGGGGGTCGGATTGCTGCCCGTGATCCTGCTGGTACGGGGCTCGATCCGTGGTCGCTAAGCCCCGGCCCCCGGGGCTTGCGTGCCCGTCATTTGGGTTTATCGGACTTTGTGCGTATAGTATTTCGCCACCCTAGCGACCGATTCCAGAGATGCCGCAAAGAACCCCGCTCTACGATCAACACGTGGGCGCCGGCGCCCGCGTGGTCGACTTCGCCGGCTGGGAGATGCCGCTGCACTACGGCTCCCAGCTCGCCGAACACCAGGCCGTACGCAGCGACGTCGGCTTGTTCGACGTCTCCCACATGGCCGTGACCGACCTCTCCGGCCCCGGCGCCCGCGCCCTCCTGCGCGAACAGCTGGCCAACGATGTCGCCAAGCTCGATGGACGCCCCGGCCAGGCCCTCTACAGCTGCCTGCTCAACGGGCGCGGTGGCGTCGTCGACGACCTGATCGTCTACCTTCGCGAGGACGCGTCTTATCGGGTGGTCTCCAACGCGGCCACCCGCGAGAAGGTGCGCCCGCGACTGCTGGAGCAGGCCCACGCCGCCGGCGTCACGGCGGAGGCCCGAGACGATCTGGCCATGATCGCCGTGCAGGGCCCGCGAGCCGCCTCTGTGCTGGAGCAGCTCTTCGGCGACCAGGCCGCCGCGGCCCTGGCCTGCAAACCGTTCCAGGCGGCGGCGATCGGCGAGATCTTTGCCGGGCGCACCGGGTACACCGGCGAGGACGGCTTCGAGCTGATCCTACCGGCCGACCAGGCCCCGGCACTGTGGGACCGACTGACCGAGGCCGGCGCCCAGCCGTGCGGGCTCGGTGCCCGCGATAGCCTGCGCCTGGAGGCCGGGCTGAACCTCAACGGACACGAGATGGACGAGGAGACCACGCCCCTGGAGGCCGCACTGGGCTGGACCGTGGCGTGGGATCCCGAAGACCGCGATTTCATCGGCCGGGCAGCCCTTGAGGAACAGCGCCGCCACGGCGCCGCCTGGCGCCTGATCGGCCTGTTGGTCGAGGGTCGCGCCCCGGCCCGTGAGGGCTACGTGGTGCGCACCGACGCCGGCGACGGGGTCATCACCAGCGGCGCCCACTCGCCGACCCTCGGCGGGCCCATCGCCCTGGCCCGCGTCCCGGCTGGCGCCGAGGGCGACTGGCGCGTGGTCATCCGCAAGCGCGAGGCCGCTGCGCGGCGGGTGAAACCGCCCTTCGTCCGCCATGGTAAGGTGTGCGTCTAACCCTTCTCCGGTTTTAGACACGAATTCATCCCCGAATTGCGAGGAACGCATCCCATGAGTCAGGTACCTGAAGACCTCAAGTACACGCGCAACCACGAGTGGGTCCGCGTGGAAGCCGACGGCAGCGTGACGGTGGGGATCACCGAGCACGCCCAGGAGTCGCTGGGCGATCTGGTCTTCGTCGAGCCGCCGGAAGCCGGAACCCAGGTCCAGGCTGAAGAGGCGTGCGCGGTGGTTGAGTCGGTCAAGGCGGCCTCCGACGTCTACGCCCCGATCAGTGGCGAGGTCACGCAGGGCAACGAGGCCCTGGCCGACAACCCCGAGGCTGTGAACACCGACCCTTACGGCGATGGGTGGATTATGCGCATCCAGCCCGCCGACACTAGCGAGATCGACGGTCTTCTGGATGCCGCCGCCTATCAAGAGCTGGTGGCCGACGAGGGTTGAAGCCCGTCCACTAACACGGGACCCGAACGATGCCGTTTGTACCGCATACCGAGCAGGAGGTCCGCGAGATGCTCGACGCTATCGGCGTCGAGCGGATCGAGGACCTCTTCGACGAAATCCCCGAGTCGCTGCGCAAGGCCTCCATCGACGCCATCCCCGCCGGGATGAACGAGATGGAGGTCACGCAGCTCATGCGTCGCCGCGCGGCGCAGGACGTGCAGCCGGCCTGTTTCGTGGGCGCCGGCGCCTACGACCACCATGTGCCGGCGGCGGTCTGGGAGATCACCACCCGTGGTGAGTTCTACAGCGCCTATACGCCTTACCAGGCCGAGGCGTCCCAGGGCACTCTGCAGCTGCTCTACGAGTTCCAGACCATGATGTCGGAGCTCACCGGGCTGTACGCCTCCAACGCCTCCCTGTACGACGGCGCGACCGCGCTGGCCGAAGCGGTGCTCATGGCGGTGCGGGCCAACCGCAAGGTCAAGAGCAAGCGGGTGCTGATGCCGCGCAGCGTGCACCCGTACTACCGGCGCGTGGTCGAGACCATCGTTGCCAACCAGGGCATCGAACTGGTCGAGGCGCCCCTCGACGATACCGTTGGGCGCATCGACCCCGAGGCGCTGGGCCGCTTCGAGGATGAGCCCTTCGCCGCGGTGGTGATCCCGCAGCCGAACTTCTTCGGCGCCCTCGAGGAGGTGGACCGGCTGACCGACTGGGCCCACGGCCTGAACGCCCTGGTCATCGCCGTCTGCAACCCGGTCGCCCTGGCCCTGCTGACCCCGCCCGGCGAGTGGGGTACCGAGGGGGCCGACATCGCCTGTGGCGAGGGGCAGCCCCTGGGCATCCCGCTCTCCTCCGGCGGCCCCTACTTCGGCTACATGACCACGCGCAAGCAGCACGTGCGTCAGCTGCCCGGCCGGATCGTGGGGCGCACGGTCGACGCCGACGGGCGAACCGGCTATACGTTGACGTTACAGGCCCGGGAGCAGCACATCCGCCGCTCGAAGGCGACCTCCAACATCTGCACCAACCAGGGGCTGATGGTCACCGCGGCCACCGTTCACCTCTCCCTGCTTGGCGCCGAGGGGCTCGCCCGGGTGGCGGCGGTCAGCCATGAGCGTACCCGTGAGCTGGTACAGAAGCTGACCGCCATCGACGGCGTCGAGCGACTGTTCGATGGTCCGTTCTTCCACGAGGTCCCCGTGCGGATCCCAGCGCCTGCCGAGGAAGTCCTGCCGATGCTCGCCAACCGCGGCGTGCTCGGTGGCTACGACCTCAGTCAGGAGTTCCCGGAGTGGGGGCCGGCGCTGCTCATCTGCGCCACCGAGACCCGCACCTCCGAGGAGATCGACCGGTTCGCTGCGGCGCTGGCCGATGCCCTGCGCAACACCGGGCAGCGCGCCCGCGCCTGAGCCCCACAACCGCGCACCGTCGCGGAGGAGGTATCGCGCCATGGCAACCGTCACCCTTAAGGGCACCCCGTTCCGTACCTGCGGTGAGCTGCCGGGCACCGGCTCGGCAGCCCCGGATTTCCGACTCGTCGACGGCGAGCTGCAGGACCACCGACTGGCCGACTTTGCCGGTCGTCGGCTGGTGCTCAACATCGTGCCGAGCCTCGACACCCCAGTGTGCGGCGCGTCGGCCAAGCGCTTTGACGAGCTCGCCCGCGATAACACCGGGGTGACCTTCGCCACCGTCTCCGCCGATCTGCCCTTTGCCCAGCAGCGCTTCTGCGGCACCGAGGGCGTCGGCAACGTGGCGATGCTCTCGGCCATGCGCGATGCGGCCTTCGCCCGGGATTACGGCGTGCGCATCGAGGAAGGCCCCATGGAGGGCCTGTGCGCCCGGGCCGTGGTGATCATCGACGAAGGGGGGCAGGTGGCCTACACCCAGCTCGTCCCCGAGATCGCCGAGGAACCCGACTACGACGACGTGCAGCGCGCCCTGTGAACATGACTGAGGAGTCCGAAGCCGTGCTCATCTACGACATCAGCCGCGAGGGCCGGCGTGCCTACGCCCAGGCCCCCGCCGAGGCGCCCGGGGCCGACAGCCTCCCGCGCCGTTTCCGCCGCCAGCGCCAACCGCAACTGCCGCAGGTTTCGGAGCTGGAGACGGTCCGGCACTACACCCGGCTGTCGCAGAAGAATTTCTCCATCGACACCCACTTCTACCCGCTGGGCTCCTGCACCATGAAGTACAACCCGCGGGGTGCCAATAACCTCGCGATGCTGCCCCAGTTCCTCGAGCGCCACCCCTTGGCGCCCGATGAGACGGGGCAGGGCTTCCTGGCCTGCATCTACGAGCTCCAGCAGGACCTGGCCGTCGTGACCGGCATGCAGGACGTCACCCTGTCGGTGATGGCCGGCGCCCAGGGCGAATTTGCCGGCGTGGCCATGATCCGCGCCTATCACGACGCCCGCGGCGACGACGGCCGTACCGAGATCCTGGTGCCCGATGCCGCCCACGGCACCAACCCGGCCACCGCCACCATGTGCGGCTACCAGGTGCGCGAGATCCCCACCGGGGCCGACGGCGACGTCGACATGGACGCCTTCAAGGCGGCGGTCGGGCCGCAGACCGCCGGCATCATGCTGACCAACCCCTCCACGGTGGGCGTCTTCGAGCGCCGTATCGAGGAGATCGCAGCCACTGTGCACGAGGCCGGCGGCCTGCTCTACTACGACGGCGCCAACCTCAACGCCATCCTCGGCAAGGCGCGGCCCGGCGACATGGGCTTCGACGTCATTCACATGAACCTGCACAAGACCTTCTCGACGCCCCACGGCGGCGGCGGGCCGGGTGCCGGCGCGGTCGGCGTCAGCGAGCGCCTGCTCCCCTACTTGCCGATTCCCCGGGTCACCAAGGAGGGGGAGCACTACCGATGGCTCACCGAGAGCGACTGCCCGAACTCCATCGGCCGGCTGTGCACCTTCAACGGCAACTCCGGGGTGCTCCTGCGCGCCTACGCCTATGTGCGCATGCTCGGGCGCGAGGGGATGCCGCGGGTGGCCGAATACTCGACGCTCAACGCCAATTACCTGATGACCCGGCTGCGCGAGGCCGGTTTCACGGTGGCGTACCCGGACCGTCGGGCCAGCCACGAGTTCATCGTCAGTCTCAAGCACGAGGCCAAGGAGCTTGGCGCCAACGTCATGGACTTCGCCAAGCGCCTGCTCGATCTTGGTTACCACGCGCCGACCACCTACTTCCCGCTGTTGGTCCCCGAGGCGCTGCTCATCGAGCCGACC encodes the following:
- a CDS encoding ABC transporter permease, whose protein sequence is MLSLPRPARSPRLRRFWQRIGPWRVFAVLAGGLLFTPILVTLLSWLNPDHEVWRHLASTLLPEILRNTAILIFGVGSAVMALGVGLAWLTAVCEFPGRRFFDWALMLPLAVPAYVLAFVFIGFFEYAGPLQTGLRGLLGPDFELPSVRSAPGVVLVMTLVFYPYVYMLTRAAFLGQGRGPLEAARIQGLTPWAAFFRVAVPMARPAIAAGTALALMETLADFGAVAIFNFETFTTAIYRAWFGFYSINAAAQLAAILLLIILAGLWVERRARGRARFSQGSTQHLERIQLRGWRRWAATAAASTVLSLGFVLPMIQLLIWASRRLEDLDSTYWSLIQNTLTLGASAAALTVLIALLLAYARRVQPDRLTQRAVTAATLGYALPGAVLAVGIMLALTWLDHLIANLVGPWGGLGTTFLAGSIFALLLAYVVRFMAVAYGAVDSSLERVRPVLRDAARSLGAGDREVIRRIYVPMLAPGLLTALLLVGVDVMKEMPATLLLRPFGWDTLAVRIYEFTTEGVWERAAVPAITLVGVGLLPVILLVRGSIRGR
- the gcvT gene encoding glycine cleavage system aminomethyltransferase GcvT, which produces MPQRTPLYDQHVGAGARVVDFAGWEMPLHYGSQLAEHQAVRSDVGLFDVSHMAVTDLSGPGARALLREQLANDVAKLDGRPGQALYSCLLNGRGGVVDDLIVYLREDASYRVVSNAATREKVRPRLLEQAHAAGVTAEARDDLAMIAVQGPRAASVLEQLFGDQAAAALACKPFQAAAIGEIFAGRTGYTGEDGFELILPADQAPALWDRLTEAGAQPCGLGARDSLRLEAGLNLNGHEMDEETTPLEAALGWTVAWDPEDRDFIGRAALEEQRRHGAAWRLIGLLVEGRAPAREGYVVRTDAGDGVITSGAHSPTLGGPIALARVPAGAEGDWRVVIRKREAAARRVKPPFVRHGKVCV
- the gcvH gene encoding glycine cleavage system protein GcvH, whose product is MSQVPEDLKYTRNHEWVRVEADGSVTVGITEHAQESLGDLVFVEPPEAGTQVQAEEACAVVESVKAASDVYAPISGEVTQGNEALADNPEAVNTDPYGDGWIMRIQPADTSEIDGLLDAAAYQELVADEG
- the gcvPA gene encoding aminomethyl-transferring glycine dehydrogenase subunit GcvPA; this encodes MPFVPHTEQEVREMLDAIGVERIEDLFDEIPESLRKASIDAIPAGMNEMEVTQLMRRRAAQDVQPACFVGAGAYDHHVPAAVWEITTRGEFYSAYTPYQAEASQGTLQLLYEFQTMMSELTGLYASNASLYDGATALAEAVLMAVRANRKVKSKRVLMPRSVHPYYRRVVETIVANQGIELVEAPLDDTVGRIDPEALGRFEDEPFAAVVIPQPNFFGALEEVDRLTDWAHGLNALVIAVCNPVALALLTPPGEWGTEGADIACGEGQPLGIPLSSGGPYFGYMTTRKQHVRQLPGRIVGRTVDADGRTGYTLTLQAREQHIRRSKATSNICTNQGLMVTAATVHLSLLGAEGLARVAAVSHERTRELVQKLTAIDGVERLFDGPFFHEVPVRIPAPAEEVLPMLANRGVLGGYDLSQEFPEWGPALLICATETRTSEEIDRFAAALADALRNTGQRARA
- the tpx gene encoding thiol peroxidase, which translates into the protein MATVTLKGTPFRTCGELPGTGSAAPDFRLVDGELQDHRLADFAGRRLVLNIVPSLDTPVCGASAKRFDELARDNTGVTFATVSADLPFAQQRFCGTEGVGNVAMLSAMRDAAFARDYGVRIEEGPMEGLCARAVVIIDEGGQVAYTQLVPEIAEEPDYDDVQRAL
- the gcvPB gene encoding aminomethyl-transferring glycine dehydrogenase subunit GcvPB, encoding MTEESEAVLIYDISREGRRAYAQAPAEAPGADSLPRRFRRQRQPQLPQVSELETVRHYTRLSQKNFSIDTHFYPLGSCTMKYNPRGANNLAMLPQFLERHPLAPDETGQGFLACIYELQQDLAVVTGMQDVTLSVMAGAQGEFAGVAMIRAYHDARGDDGRTEILVPDAAHGTNPATATMCGYQVREIPTGADGDVDMDAFKAAVGPQTAGIMLTNPSTVGVFERRIEEIAATVHEAGGLLYYDGANLNAILGKARPGDMGFDVIHMNLHKTFSTPHGGGGPGAGAVGVSERLLPYLPIPRVTKEGEHYRWLTESDCPNSIGRLCTFNGNSGVLLRAYAYVRMLGREGMPRVAEYSTLNANYLMTRLREAGFTVAYPDRRASHEFIVSLKHEAKELGANVMDFAKRLLDLGYHAPTTYFPLLVPEALLIEPTETESKRELDGFVDAMVRIREEARENIDMVKGAPYRLPVRRLDDVKAARELDLRWEG